One Thioclava electrotropha DNA segment encodes these proteins:
- a CDS encoding efflux RND transporter periplasmic adaptor subunit, with protein MARQVTGLEQGLVVLAGIGRSRFEPAAVWPENAKPKRELMAAIDGAIHAERMVIETLSEGGAAIAVPIRMEGHLRGAAAIQIGTHPDARTDLAIDQLQWGSGWLEAFLRRKQGGSGDSLASVIELLATSLHHDRFTEAATAVASELAGVLNCELVAIGLTRGRHARVRALSNSASFGKRSNLVRAIEAAMDEAIDQQAVLSYPPPEDGSERVLRAHAALSETEGGATLCTVPLTEDKKLVGALVLERPAGEPFGRDTIQMAEYAGVLLGPVLAIKRREDRWLPAKTWDASVNTFKALFGPNHAALKLAAIALVALLAFAWFAKGMYRVTADATVEGRIQRAISAPIEGYLAEADARAGDIVKAGEVMAKLDDRDLRLERLKWESQKSKQTREYSQAMAKRERAKALILQSQIEQADAQIELLDQEIGRMVIKAPFDGVVVSGDLTQALGAPIERGDVLFQVAPLDDYRVMLRVDERDVKDVKAGESGALILASLPDTPIEVQVDRITPISNAEAGANKFLVEASVTDGPIDALRPGMEGVAKIEVEEHRLVWIWTRRIVLWVRMTLWSWWP; from the coding sequence ATGGCCCGACAGGTGACAGGTCTGGAACAAGGGTTGGTGGTGCTGGCCGGGATCGGGCGCAGCCGGTTCGAACCCGCTGCGGTCTGGCCAGAGAATGCGAAACCGAAACGCGAACTGATGGCAGCCATCGACGGCGCGATCCATGCCGAGCGCATGGTGATCGAGACGCTGAGCGAAGGCGGCGCGGCCATCGCGGTGCCGATCCGCATGGAGGGCCATCTGCGCGGTGCGGCGGCGATCCAGATCGGCACGCATCCCGACGCGCGCACCGACCTTGCGATCGATCAGCTGCAATGGGGCTCGGGCTGGCTCGAGGCGTTCTTGCGCCGCAAGCAGGGCGGCTCGGGCGACAGCCTCGCCTCGGTGATCGAACTGCTCGCGACCAGCCTGCACCACGACCGCTTCACCGAAGCGGCGACCGCGGTGGCCTCGGAACTTGCGGGCGTTCTGAATTGCGAACTGGTCGCGATCGGCCTGACCCGCGGGCGCCACGCGCGGGTGCGGGCGCTGTCGAATTCCGCGAGCTTCGGCAAGCGGTCCAACCTCGTGCGTGCCATCGAGGCGGCGATGGACGAGGCGATCGACCAGCAGGCGGTGTTGAGCTATCCGCCGCCCGAGGACGGCTCGGAACGGGTGCTGCGCGCCCATGCGGCCTTGTCGGAAACCGAGGGCGGGGCGACGCTCTGCACGGTGCCGCTGACCGAGGACAAGAAGCTGGTCGGCGCGCTGGTGCTGGAACGCCCGGCGGGCGAGCCGTTCGGGCGAGATACGATCCAGATGGCGGAATATGCGGGCGTGCTGCTCGGTCCCGTTCTGGCGATCAAGCGGCGCGAGGATCGCTGGCTGCCCGCGAAGACATGGGATGCGAGCGTCAACACGTTCAAGGCGCTGTTCGGCCCCAATCATGCGGCGCTGAAACTGGCCGCGATTGCGCTGGTGGCTCTGCTGGCCTTCGCGTGGTTCGCCAAGGGCATGTATCGCGTGACCGCCGATGCGACCGTCGAAGGCCGCATCCAGCGCGCGATCTCGGCGCCGATCGAGGGCTATCTGGCCGAGGCCGATGCGCGCGCGGGCGATATCGTGAAGGCGGGCGAGGTGATGGCCAAGCTCGACGACCGCGACCTGCGGCTCGAACGGCTGAAATGGGAAAGCCAGAAGTCCAAGCAGACCCGCGAATATTCGCAAGCCATGGCCAAGCGCGAGCGCGCCAAGGCGCTGATCCTGCAAAGCCAGATCGAACAGGCGGATGCGCAGATCGAACTGCTCGATCAGGAGATCGGGCGGATGGTGATCAAGGCGCCCTTCGACGGGGTCGTGGTCTCGGGCGATCTGACGCAGGCGCTGGGTGCGCCGATCGAGCGCGGTGACGTGCTGTTCCAGGTCGCCCCCCTCGATGATTACCGCGTGATGCTGCGTGTGGACGAGCGCGACGTGAAGGATGTGAAAGCGGGCGAGAGCGGCGCGCTCATTCTGGCCTCGCTGCCCGACACCCCGATCGAAGTGCAGGTCGACCGGATCACGCCGATCTCCAATGCCGAAGCGGGGGCGAACAAGTTCCTCGTCGAGGCTTCCGTGACCGACGGGCCGATCGATGCGCTGCGTCCGGGCATGGAAGGGGTCGCCAAGATCGAGGTCGAGGAACACCGCCTTGTCTGGATCTGGACCCGGCGGATCGTTCTCTGGGTGCGCATGACGCTCTGGTCCTGGTGGCCGTGA
- a CDS encoding preprotein translocase subunit SecA produces the protein MSEMLVQRPGLLTAFYPEREDERLGTLDRVMASAVGRVSQFFSIKSAAGAGFLRRVAKEEKALAKLEAHAFNDARVEVAQKLRVKGLRADLVARAFALVRIQSERSLQMRPFDVQLLGGRAMLRGRIAEMDTGEGKTLTATLPAAIMALSGVPVHIVTVNDFLAARDAEWMGPLYRALGLSVGVIIEGLNPEERQAAYACDICYCTNKQLAFDYLKDRLVLEGETRALHMALEGLSKTDPKRQRLLMRGLCYAIVDEADSVLVDEARTPLIITRAGDHSGLEQTYQRAVEIGRKLTRPRDFTVREKEWKVELTDLGKARLRQLSAHFGGVWATEIHREELARQALSALHLYHRDKHYIVDEAGVQIVDEYTGRVMSDRSWERGLHQMIEVKEGCEITGRQETLIRISYQRFFRRYLTLAGMTGTAAEVSGELRAVYRLRTKRIPTNRRSRRKNLGERHYATAHQKWRAVLAEAKRVHMTGRPILIGTQSIAASEEISALLTEEGLTHRVLNARETEHEAHIIAEAGGHGRITVATNMAGRGTDIRIDQQMRDLGGLHVIATGRHDARRIDRQLFGRCGRQGDPGSFVTFVSLDDDLLRVFYGTRLSGLIRMFSSGKGRVPWLIGAPVTRLAQRATEARHSGVRKALLRADDNLEDLLAFSGRGN, from the coding sequence ATGTCTGAGATGCTCGTCCAACGCCCCGGTCTGCTGACCGCCTTCTACCCCGAGCGCGAGGATGAACGCCTCGGCACGCTCGACCGGGTGATGGCGAGCGCGGTGGGGCGGGTGTCGCAATTCTTCTCGATCAAATCGGCGGCAGGCGCGGGCTTTTTGCGCCGTGTCGCGAAGGAGGAGAAGGCGCTGGCGAAGCTGGAGGCGCATGCCTTCAACGATGCTCGTGTCGAGGTGGCGCAGAAGCTGCGGGTGAAGGGGCTGCGCGCCGATCTGGTGGCCCGTGCCTTCGCGCTGGTGCGCATCCAGTCCGAACGCTCGCTGCAGATGCGCCCCTTCGATGTGCAGCTTCTAGGCGGGCGCGCAATGCTGCGCGGGCGGATCGCCGAGATGGACACCGGCGAGGGCAAGACGCTGACCGCGACGCTGCCTGCCGCGATCATGGCGCTCTCGGGCGTGCCGGTGCATATCGTGACGGTGAACGATTTCCTTGCCGCGCGCGACGCGGAATGGATGGGGCCGCTCTATCGGGCGTTGGGTCTCAGTGTCGGCGTGATCATCGAAGGGCTGAACCCCGAGGAACGGCAGGCGGCCTATGCCTGCGACATCTGCTATTGCACGAACAAGCAGTTGGCCTTCGATTACCTCAAGGACCGGCTGGTGCTGGAAGGCGAGACCCGCGCGCTGCATATGGCGCTTGAGGGGCTGTCGAAGACCGATCCGAAACGCCAGCGGCTGCTGATGCGCGGACTGTGCTACGCAATCGTGGACGAGGCGGATAGCGTGCTGGTCGACGAGGCGCGCACGCCGCTGATCATCACCCGGGCGGGCGATCATTCGGGGCTGGAGCAGACCTATCAGCGCGCCGTCGAGATCGGGCGCAAGCTGACCCGGCCGCGCGATTTCACCGTGCGCGAGAAGGAATGGAAGGTCGAACTGACCGATCTGGGCAAGGCGCGGCTGCGCCAGCTCAGCGCGCATTTCGGCGGCGTCTGGGCCACCGAGATTCATCGCGAGGAACTGGCGCGGCAGGCGCTCTCGGCGCTGCACCTTTACCATCGCGACAAGCATTACATCGTCGATGAGGCGGGCGTGCAGATCGTCGACGAATACACAGGCCGCGTGATGTCCGACCGCTCGTGGGAGCGCGGGCTGCATCAGATGATCGAGGTGAAGGAAGGTTGCGAGATCACCGGGCGGCAAGAGACGCTGATCCGCATCTCCTATCAGCGCTTCTTCCGCCGCTACCTGACGCTGGCGGGCATGACCGGGACGGCGGCCGAGGTCTCGGGCGAGCTGCGCGCGGTCTACCGTTTGCGCACGAAGCGCATCCCGACGAACCGCCGCTCGCGCCGCAAGAACCTCGGCGAGCGCCATTACGCGACTGCCCATCAGAAATGGCGCGCCGTTCTGGCCGAGGCCAAGCGCGTCCATATGACGGGCCGCCCGATCCTGATCGGCACGCAATCCATCGCCGCCTCGGAAGAGATCAGCGCGCTCCTGACAGAAGAGGGGCTGACGCATCGCGTTCTCAACGCCCGCGAGACCGAGCACGAGGCCCATATCATCGCCGAAGCGGGCGGGCATGGGCGGATCACGGTCGCGACCAACATGGCCGGGCGCGGCACCGATATCCGCATCGATCAGCAGATGCGCGACCTAGGGGGGCTGCATGTCATCGCGACCGGTCGCCACGACGCGCGCCGCATCGACCGCCAGCTGTTCGGGCGCTGCGGACGGCAGGGCGATCCGGGGAGCTTCGTTACCTTCGTGTCGCTCGACGACGACCTGCTGCGGGTCTTCTACGGAACCCGGCTTTCCGGTCTGATCCGCATGTTTTCAAGCGGGAAGGGGCGCGTGCCGTGGTTGATCGGCGCGCCCGTGACCCGGCTTGCGCAACGCGCGACCGAAGCGCGCCATTCCGGCGTGCGCAAGGCGCTTCTGCGCGCCGACGACAATCTCGAAGACCTGCTCGCCTTCAGCGGCAGGGGCAACTGA
- a CDS encoding efflux RND transporter periplasmic adaptor subunit: protein MRLTSITLLLALGPGAALAQDQERFDCLIDPGQVLEIGSAVDGVIDQVFVSRGDTVKKGDPIAKLESKAEEAQLTYAKERAQDEGPIDIARSKVALLQKAADRATEMGKRNVMADAQVQEAQTNAEVAQLELRSAQMDQHLAKLDLQRVEAQLARREIRSPIDGLVITRMMGPGEYVYSQAPIAQLAQIDPLHVEVFLPTSMYDRVKKDQVLKVYPAAPVGGEYDATVSVVDKVFDAASDTFGVRLALPNPEGKLPAGIDCTVGFPAE, encoded by the coding sequence ATGCGGCTTACTTCCATCACCCTCCTTCTCGCCCTCGGTCCCGGCGCGGCGCTCGCGCAGGATCAGGAGCGCTTCGATTGCCTGATCGATCCGGGGCAGGTGCTCGAGATCGGCTCGGCCGTGGATGGGGTGATCGATCAGGTCTTCGTCTCGCGCGGGGATACGGTGAAGAAGGGCGACCCGATCGCGAAGCTGGAATCCAAGGCCGAAGAGGCGCAGCTGACCTATGCCAAGGAGCGTGCACAGGACGAGGGGCCGATCGACATCGCGCGTTCCAAAGTGGCGCTGCTGCAAAAGGCCGCCGACCGCGCGACCGAGATGGGTAAGCGCAACGTGATGGCCGATGCGCAGGTGCAGGAGGCCCAGACCAATGCCGAAGTGGCCCAGTTGGAGCTGCGCTCGGCCCAAATGGACCAACATTTGGCGAAGCTCGATCTGCAAAGGGTGGAGGCGCAGCTGGCGCGGCGTGAGATCCGCTCGCCGATCGACGGGCTGGTGATCACGCGGATGATGGGGCCGGGCGAATATGTCTACTCGCAAGCGCCGATCGCGCAGCTCGCGCAGATCGACCCGCTGCATGTCGAGGTCTTCCTGCCGACGTCGATGTATGACCGCGTCAAGAAGGATCAGGTGTTGAAGGTCTATCCCGCAGCACCCGTGGGCGGCGAATACGACGCGACGGTGAGCGTCGTCGACAAGGTCTTCGATGCGGCGTCGGACACGTTCGGGGTGCGCCTCGCATTGCCCAATCCCGAAGGCAAGCTGCCCGCCGGGATCGACTGCACCGTGGGTTTCCCCGCCGAATGA
- a CDS encoding glycoside hydrolase family 26 protein, whose product MANDLMTRREMMAGAAALGLTVSARPAFAADVSVPPGSLPFGVYDPDGDFADLSGVVIEHLFLPWEDVFLPSLNDADSYALERNRALLVTLEPWTWSRSERNTAQYLRRGIERGEYDANMIAVADVLATLQSPVTLRFAHEMDDKSGQFIWSDWNPDDYIAAYRRMTDVARDRAPKINLMWSPLGDENMGDYYPGDDYADIVGLTVFGLQAWDQAKFGRDQTFDDIFAPRYARAATYGKPVAVAELGYVGNQSYVSMWRDRVRQELPDYPSLVGVSYFNQREVYPWPEGFGAPDWRIKNQVLT is encoded by the coding sequence ATGGCTAATGATTTGATGACCCGTCGCGAGATGATGGCCGGAGCCGCGGCGTTGGGACTGACAGTATCGGCGCGGCCGGCGTTCGCTGCGGATGTCAGCGTGCCGCCCGGCTCCTTGCCGTTCGGGGTCTATGATCCCGATGGTGACTTTGCGGATCTTTCAGGCGTGGTGATCGAGCACCTGTTCCTGCCCTGGGAGGACGTTTTCCTTCCCTCGCTGAACGATGCCGACAGCTACGCGCTCGAACGAAACCGCGCGCTTCTGGTGACACTGGAACCGTGGACATGGTCGCGCTCGGAGCGCAACACCGCGCAATATCTGCGCCGCGGCATCGAGCGGGGCGAATACGACGCCAACATGATCGCGGTGGCCGATGTGCTGGCGACGCTGCAAAGCCCGGTCACGCTGCGCTTCGCCCATGAGATGGACGATAAATCCGGCCAGTTCATCTGGTCGGACTGGAACCCCGACGACTACATCGCGGCCTATCGCCGGATGACCGATGTCGCCCGCGACCGGGCGCCGAAGATCAACCTGATGTGGTCGCCGCTGGGCGACGAGAACATGGGCGACTATTACCCGGGTGACGATTACGCCGACATCGTGGGCCTCACCGTCTTCGGGCTGCAGGCTTGGGACCAGGCCAAGTTCGGCCGCGATCAGACCTTCGACGACATCTTCGCGCCCCGCTACGCGCGGGCTGCCACCTATGGCAAACCGGTTGCGGTGGCCGAGCTCGGCTATGTCGGCAACCAGTCCTATGTCTCGATGTGGCGCGACCGGGTGCGTCAGGAATTGCCGGACTATCCGAGCCTCGTCGGTGTCAGTTACTTCAACCAGCGCGAGGTTTACCCGTGGCCCGAAGGCTTCGGCGCGCCGGATTGGCGAATCAAGAACCAAGTTCTGACCTGA
- a CDS encoding glycosyltransferase → MIQRPDIRAAIEAGHLAPILTPRQALRYRVLFALWMLATVYFWSWWLTPSHILATVPYLILTGVLIWLLAMQIYFFVIFLQAVRPSSPLPEPGRWRVAMITTKTPSEPFSVVRRTLEAMLAQDYPHDTWLADEAPSPETRAWCKIHGVKISSRHGIADYHRQEWPRRTRCKEGNLAYFYDHWGYRDYDIVSQLDADHVPQPGYLCEMLRPFADDAVGYVSAPSICASNAKESWAARTRLYFEAAFHGVFQAGYTAVFAPMCIGSHYAVRTSALKEAGGLGPELAEDHSTTLLMNAAGWRGVHAIDAIAIGDGPATVTDLITQEFQWSRSLLSLLLRYMPDYVGKMPWRLKFLFVLCQSWYVFFALSMSMMYVAPIIAISFDMRFADVTYPAFIGHVLPAGTVTLIFAFMLRRDQFFRPHDAKIIAWEKALFVMMQWPWVLWGCVMAVYDRLSGKFVDFRITPKGEAASTMLPERIIAVYGGLALGALLPVLLVDNVIEARGFYLLSMFNAAFYFVLLSVIFGARARRVQIDWRGWPRDMAVQMGTLSVIVSLSFGALWLRGGESVYALMIGLKSVQLAKVEYIVSGAGMGAPGQAKFHVKPSWK, encoded by the coding sequence ATGATCCAGCGTCCCGACATACGCGCTGCGATCGAGGCCGGACACCTCGCGCCCATCCTCACACCGAGGCAGGCATTGCGCTATCGGGTGCTGTTTGCGCTATGGATGCTCGCGACGGTCTATTTCTGGAGCTGGTGGCTGACACCGTCGCATATCCTTGCGACGGTTCCCTATTTGATACTCACGGGTGTGCTGATCTGGCTTCTGGCAATGCAGATCTACTTCTTCGTGATCTTCCTGCAGGCGGTCCGCCCCTCCTCGCCCCTTCCGGAGCCGGGTCGGTGGCGCGTCGCGATGATCACGACGAAAACTCCATCCGAACCCTTTTCGGTCGTTCGTCGGACATTGGAGGCGATGCTCGCGCAGGACTATCCGCATGACACGTGGCTCGCCGACGAGGCGCCCTCGCCCGAGACACGCGCATGGTGCAAGATCCACGGCGTGAAGATCTCCAGCCGCCACGGCATCGCGGACTACCACCGGCAGGAATGGCCGCGCCGGACGCGCTGCAAGGAAGGCAACCTCGCCTATTTCTACGACCACTGGGGCTATCGCGACTATGACATCGTGAGCCAGCTCGACGCCGACCACGTCCCGCAACCGGGCTATCTGTGCGAGATGCTGCGCCCCTTCGCCGATGATGCGGTGGGCTATGTCAGTGCGCCGTCGATCTGTGCGTCCAATGCCAAGGAAAGCTGGGCCGCGCGCACGCGGCTTTATTTCGAAGCGGCCTTCCACGGAGTTTTTCAAGCGGGCTACACTGCAGTATTCGCGCCGATGTGCATCGGCTCTCATTACGCTGTGCGCACCTCCGCGCTGAAGGAAGCTGGCGGTCTTGGTCCCGAACTCGCGGAAGATCACTCGACCACGCTCCTGATGAACGCGGCCGGCTGGCGCGGCGTTCACGCGATCGACGCGATTGCGATCGGCGATGGTCCGGCCACGGTGACCGACCTGATCACGCAGGAGTTCCAGTGGTCGCGCTCGCTGCTGAGCCTCCTTCTGCGCTACATGCCGGACTATGTCGGCAAGATGCCGTGGCGGCTGAAGTTCCTCTTCGTACTCTGCCAAAGCTGGTATGTCTTCTTCGCGCTCTCGATGTCGATGATGTATGTCGCCCCGATCATCGCCATCAGCTTCGACATGCGCTTTGCCGACGTGACCTATCCCGCCTTTATCGGACATGTGCTGCCCGCAGGCACGGTGACGCTGATATTCGCCTTCATGCTGCGGCGCGATCAGTTCTTCCGTCCGCACGACGCCAAGATCATCGCGTGGGAGAAAGCACTCTTCGTGATGATGCAATGGCCTTGGGTGCTCTGGGGATGCGTGATGGCCGTCTATGACCGGCTGTCGGGCAAGTTCGTCGATTTCCGGATCACGCCGAAAGGCGAAGCGGCCTCGACGATGCTACCCGAGCGGATCATCGCCGTTTACGGTGGACTGGCCCTGGGGGCCTTGCTGCCGGTTCTTCTGGTGGACAACGTCATCGAGGCGCGCGGGTTTTACCTCCTCTCCATGTTCAACGCCGCGTTCTATTTCGTCTTGCTGAGTGTGATCTTCGGCGCGCGCGCGCGCCGCGTTCAGATCGATTGGCGCGGCTGGCCGCGCGACATGGCGGTTCAGATGGGCACGCTGAGCGTCATCGTCTCGCTCAGTTTCGGAGCCCTTTGGCTCCGCGGCGGCGAAAGCGTCTACGCGCTCATGATCGGGCTGAAATCGGTTCAGCTCGCAAAGGTCGAATACATCGTCTCGGGGGCTGGCATGGGCGCTCCGGGACAAGCGAAGTTCCACGTCAAACCGAGCTGGAAGTGA
- a CDS encoding UDP-glucuronic acid decarboxylase family protein, with protein sequence MTHLPRFETQDISWAPPRRHRGQLRCLVAGGAGFLGSHLCDRLIEAGHSVICIDNLLTGRTKNIAHLMEHPDFTFLRHDVIAPLQMYGELDRIYNLACAASPPKYQLDPLHTFQTCVAGSMNLLSLAERTGARILQASTSEVYGDPDISPQREDYRGRVNTTGPRACYDEGKRAAETLFHDLQAIRGIDTRIARIFNTYGPRMDPEDGRVISNFVTRAIRGAPLQLYGGGTQTRSLCYVDDLISGLVALMESETVGHDPVNLGNPGEYTVAELAHIVRDMCESRAPLVVSDLPLDDPMQRCPDITRAETRLGWRPEIALRSGLVPTIAYFRAEIAGVETATAPITATAAE encoded by the coding sequence ATGACGCATCTGCCACGTTTCGAGACGCAAGATATCTCTTGGGCGCCGCCGCGCCGGCATAGGGGGCAGCTACGTTGCCTGGTTGCCGGAGGGGCCGGGTTTCTGGGGTCGCATCTGTGCGACCGGCTGATCGAGGCCGGTCACTCGGTGATCTGCATCGACAACCTGCTGACCGGGCGGACAAAGAACATCGCCCATCTCATGGAACATCCCGATTTCACCTTCCTCAGGCATGACGTCATCGCGCCGCTGCAGATGTATGGCGAGCTCGACCGGATCTACAATCTCGCCTGCGCGGCCTCGCCGCCGAAATATCAGCTGGATCCGCTGCACACGTTCCAGACCTGCGTCGCGGGGTCGATGAACCTTCTCAGCCTGGCCGAGCGGACCGGCGCACGTATCCTGCAAGCCTCGACCTCCGAGGTCTATGGCGACCCGGACATCTCGCCCCAGCGCGAAGACTATCGTGGCCGGGTGAATACCACCGGCCCCCGCGCCTGCTACGACGAGGGCAAGCGCGCGGCGGAGACGCTTTTCCACGACCTTCAGGCCATTCGCGGCATCGACACGCGCATTGCGCGGATTTTCAACACCTACGGGCCCCGTATGGACCCCGAGGATGGGCGCGTGATCTCGAATTTCGTCACGCGGGCGATCCGTGGCGCGCCGCTCCAACTCTACGGCGGTGGCACGCAGACGCGCTCGCTGTGCTATGTCGATGATCTGATCAGCGGGCTGGTCGCGCTGATGGAAAGCGAGACGGTTGGGCACGATCCGGTGAATCTGGGCAATCCGGGCGAATATACCGTCGCCGAGCTGGCCCATATCGTGCGCGACATGTGCGAAAGCCGCGCGCCGCTCGTCGTCTCGGATCTGCCGCTCGACGATCCGATGCAGCGCTGTCCCGACATCACCCGCGCCGAGACCCGGCTGGGCTGGCGTCCGGAGATCGCGCTGCGCAGCGGTCTCGTGCCGACCATCGCCTATTTCCGCGCAGAGATAGCGGGCGTTGAAACCGCAACCGCCCCGATAACCGCAACGGCCGCCGAATGA
- a CDS encoding autoinducer binding domain-containing protein — protein sequence METANRKEIASLLEDLGQTCDTGFAFALHIRFTRPNILYRTYPEPWIDEYSEKGMMMDDPVVLWGLQHVGIVRWDDLDDPKGVLKGAKSHGLYNGLTCAVLENGSRSISGFTRSSAPFSEDEAQDLLEKTRRLHNLTAGLSDL from the coding sequence ATGGAAACAGCAAACCGCAAGGAAATCGCCAGCCTGCTAGAGGACCTCGGGCAAACCTGCGACACCGGTTTCGCATTTGCCCTGCATATCCGCTTCACCCGCCCGAACATCCTTTATCGCACATATCCCGAGCCATGGATCGACGAATATAGCGAAAAGGGCATGATGATGGACGACCCTGTCGTCCTGTGGGGCTTGCAGCATGTGGGTATCGTGCGGTGGGACGATCTTGACGACCCCAAGGGGGTTCTGAAAGGTGCGAAATCCCACGGACTTTATAATGGCCTGACCTGCGCAGTGCTGGAGAACGGCTCGCGCTCGATTTCGGGGTTCACCCGATCCAGCGCCCCCTTCTCCGAGGACGAAGCGCAAGACCTGCTTGAGAAGACCCGGCGCCTGCACAACCTGACGGCGGGCCTTTCCGACCTTTGA
- a CDS encoding response regulator transcription factor — MNEIAPAGFYLALRVGYAFPEAELNRLNSDWVDMYTQHGLVVQDPSMHWVYHNVGYVRWVDLEDDPRDVVGMARRMGLTYAATISYNTPSDAGRRSHAVLFRSDRDFTDAELHEAFDMLKALHVDASQRSLTDAEIEAIRFRADGLLIKQIAAELAISESGVKARLSSASRKLGARNAIEMLAIATSRRLI; from the coding sequence TTGAATGAAATCGCCCCGGCCGGGTTTTACCTCGCGCTCAGGGTTGGATATGCATTTCCCGAAGCCGAACTCAACCGTCTGAACAGCGACTGGGTCGACATGTACACCCAGCACGGTCTGGTCGTGCAGGACCCTTCGATGCACTGGGTCTACCACAATGTCGGGTATGTGCGCTGGGTCGACCTGGAGGACGATCCCCGAGACGTCGTCGGCATGGCCCGCCGGATGGGGCTGACCTACGCCGCCACAATCTCTTACAACACGCCAAGCGATGCCGGGCGACGCAGCCACGCGGTCCTGTTCCGGTCGGATCGCGATTTCACCGATGCCGAGCTTCATGAAGCTTTCGATATGCTCAAGGCCTTGCATGTCGACGCCTCGCAACGCTCGCTCACGGATGCCGAAATCGAGGCGATCCGCTTCCGCGCCGACGGGCTCTTGATCAAACAGATCGCCGCGGAACTCGCAATTTCCGAAAGCGGCGTGAAAGCGCGGCTGTCTTCTGCGAGCCGAAAACTGGGGGCGCGAAATGCGATTGAAATGCTCGCAATCGCGACTTCAAGGCGACTGATCTAG
- a CDS encoding acyl-homoserine-lactone synthase, giving the protein MQNCTFEFSQLHRFGTAFYDFLRLRKEVFVDTLGWDVPHNDEVEMDQYDTPLAHYSLVLKDGQVVGGARVMSTAAIWGGNTYMLRDAHLGKLPHIPPEILPTEIASERVWECTRLVISDALTTQAERSTCLRLIVDGLVERAGERGADELICLSSLALMRALRQLGYDVSRMGPTYRNDEDGRQYAALRMPAEYSTQRRREMAEACVIAAQSAPRQLHTAA; this is encoded by the coding sequence ATGCAAAACTGCACTTTCGAATTCTCGCAACTTCACCGCTTCGGCACCGCTTTTTACGACTTCCTGCGCCTGCGCAAGGAGGTCTTCGTCGACACGCTCGGTTGGGACGTGCCGCATAATGACGAAGTAGAAATGGATCAATACGATACGCCTCTGGCGCATTACTCGCTCGTGCTGAAGGACGGGCAGGTGGTGGGCGGGGCAAGGGTCATGTCGACCGCGGCGATCTGGGGCGGCAACACCTACATGCTGCGCGACGCGCATCTGGGGAAGTTGCCCCATATCCCGCCGGAAATCCTGCCGACCGAAATCGCGAGCGAGAGGGTCTGGGAATGCACGCGGCTGGTGATTTCCGACGCGCTGACTACGCAGGCGGAACGCTCGACCTGTCTGCGGCTCATCGTCGACGGGCTGGTGGAGCGCGCCGGGGAACGCGGCGCGGACGAGTTGATCTGCCTCTCCTCGCTCGCCCTGATGCGCGCGCTGCGCCAACTTGGCTACGATGTGAGCCGGATGGGCCCGACCTACCGCAACGACGAGGATGGGCGCCAATACGCGGCGCTGCGGATGCCTGCGGAATATTCCACGCAGCGGCGTCGTGAAATGGCCGAAGCCTGTGTGATCGCAGCTCAGTCGGCCCCGCGCCAGTTGCATACTGCCGCCTGA
- a CDS encoding universal stress protein, whose product MTNTILCAIDMNRPKTERKVLEWAARLAKMEGAQLDVITVVPDYGSAVVGAFFSDDHTAKAKEHARELLHDFVAEVVGPEVNAKVRHIVGVGTAYHEILSLAEKDGADMIVLGAHRPDLSDYLLGPNAARVVRHSNCCVFVVR is encoded by the coding sequence ATGACCAATACCATTCTCTGCGCGATCGACATGAACCGCCCCAAGACCGAGCGCAAAGTGCTCGAATGGGCGGCGCGGCTGGCCAAGATGGAAGGCGCACAGCTCGACGTGATCACCGTGGTGCCCGATTACGGCTCGGCGGTGGTCGGGGCCTTCTTCTCGGACGATCACACCGCGAAAGCGAAGGAGCATGCGCGCGAGCTGCTGCATGACTTCGTCGCCGAGGTGGTCGGCCCCGAGGTGAACGCGAAGGTGCGCCACATCGTGGGCGTCGGCACCGCCTATCACGAGATCCTGTCGCTGGCCGAAAAGGACGGCGCGGACATGATCGTGCTCGGGGCGCACCGTCCCGATCTCAGCGATTACCTGCTCGGGCCGAACGCCGCGCGGGTCGTGCGGCACTCGAATTGCTGCGTCTTCGTCGTGCGCTGA